The DNA region TTTCCATAAGTAAGCAAAGCATTGGCCTGGTAAGAAAAATTATCGCGCTCATTTCTGGTATACTTTCCTTTTCTGAGTAACGGAATCTCTTCGAATGAGCTGTGTTCAGGGGCTAGGAACAAAGTACTTTCTGTAGCTCCTTTGATCAATTGCAGGCCTCCTGATAGTCGGATATCAGAGGTAATGTCATAATTCAGCTGTAAGTTGTTCTGTACCTCCAGATTGTTGTCTGAATTGATATTTGGCAATAAAGCATTGTAAAGGGGATTGGAAACCCTGAGTACCGTTCCTCTTGCTGTACGCGTCTGTTCTAAATAGGGAGAGGTAACATCCTTTTTAAAATAAGGATTTGCATTCACAAAATTTGAAAAAGAGCCATATGGGGTTTCATTTGCCTTGTATCCTCTAACAAACAAATTATTGTTGATGTTTATTTTTTTCTTTCTGTAGGTCAGGTTGATGTTTCCACTCCAGGTATCTCTTCCGGAGCCCTTCATCGCACCAGTCTGCGTTTTGTAGTTAACCCCTACCCCATATCTGAAACTATCATCTCCTCCCTGCGCAAAGATGGAATTGTTCTCTGAGAAACCAGTTCTTACCGGTTCATTTAACCAATAGGTATCTACTCCCTGCTCTACCAATTTTTTATGGTCATTATAGAGCTGATCGAGCTCAATCTGTGAGCTTACAGATCCGCTAGTTGTGATGTATCTTCCTGATAAAACTTCAAATTCCAATTTTTCTTTAGCATTCATCATATTGTATACCGATAACAGCGGCATTTCAACCCTGAAATCGTTTGAATAAGAAAACTGAAGTTTTCCTGGCTTTGGTTTAATGGTTTCCACAACAATTACCCCGTTTGATGCCCTTGCACCATACAAGGCGGTAGAGGCAGCATCCTTTAATATCGTAACCGAACCGATTCTGTTAATATCCAGATCGACAATGTTCTGTAAAGTAGTTTCAAAACCATCCAATATAAACAAGGGTTGGTTCGGATCCGCACCAAACTGATCTCTTAAGGTAGCAATTGGTACACTTGTTTTACCTCTGACCTCAATGTTTGGCAATACATTGGGATTCGCACCTGCAAGGTTATTTTCCATCTGGATAAATGATGGATCTAATGTTCGTAAACTCTGAATAAGATTATTATTGCCTATGCTTTTCAATTGGTCTCCACTAAAAGTTGCAGTAGCCCCGGTAAAACTATTCTTGTTACGGGTAATGCCTGTACCAGTTACAACAAATTCATTCATCAGCTTCTCGTCATCTTCCATAACAATAATCCGATAGCTTCCAGCAGGAAACCCAGGTAAATATTTCACTTCTTGCGTTTTAAAGCCTATATAAGAGATCTGTAGTACATCTTTTTCCGACTGCAGTACAATCCTGAATGTTCCATCCTGGCCTGTGGCCACCGCTCTGGTATCGGATCCTTTTATCCGGATGGAGGCCCCTCCTATTGGCTTATTGTTCTTATCCACAACCTTGCCCAGGAATACAATTGCACGCGTTAAAAGCGGCCGCGCATTCTGTACGATGATGGTATTCTGTTCAATCCTGTAAGATAAAGACTGTCCGGCAAAACAAAGGTCAAGCACCTCTTTTACAGAGGCATTTTTTACGTTAATGGTTACCGGATCTGCCTTGGAAAGCATGTTGGCATTGTAAAAGAAATCATAGCCGGTTTGTTTTCTGATGCTTTGTATGATCCGTTCAAGTGGAGCGCCTTTTTCCTTTAATGTAATCTGGGCATAGCTGGCTGCGCTAACCTGCAGAATTACAGTGGTCAATATGATAAAGGTCAGTTTCAATTTCAATGAAATATTGGCATACACACTGCCTTTTAAGCAATGCTTAAATGTCATGTAAAAATTCATACATTTGTTTAGTTTGGGTTTTTGTCCAATGTTTAGTAAAGTCGATTTATTTGAACAGGTTCACCCGAACAGCTACTCATCATGAGTAAAATACAATTCAGGGGCGTCGCAACCGCTCCTGGATTTTTTTGTTCAGGGTTACTGCAGTAAGTGTAGAACTATGGCATAACAGTAACCCTCCTTCCTTCTATCTTAAACTGAATAATGTCTGGTATAACCATTCTTTTCAGAACTTCCTCAATATTTTTCTGACGGGACATAAACCCCGTAAACTCTAATTTTTCCATCTCTGGAGGACAGATTACCTCTACATCATACCACCTGGCTATCTTCCGCATAATGCTACCTAACTCTTCGTTATCAAACGCAAAATCATTATTTACCCAGGCTATATCATTTTCTGCATTCACAAACCTGGTATTAAGTTTCTGGTTTTTCAGCATACTTTGCTCGCCTGGTCTCAATACCGTAGACACTTCTCCTTCCTTTATTTGCACCTTAACTTTACCTTCCAGCAAAGTAGTAGCAACATAACCATCTTCTTTATAAGCGCTTACATTAAAGTGCGTTCCTAATACCTCAACACTCTGTTCATTAGAAATCACTTTAAAAGGTTTTTCTTTATTATGCGTCACCTCAAAATAAGCTTCTCCTGTTAATTTGACCTCACGTTCATGACCCGAAAAAGCCACAGGGAAGGTTAAGGAAGACATGGCATTTAACCAGACTTTAGTACCATCAGGCAAGTTAACCTGGTATTGTCCGCCCTTCGGTGTAGTAACTGTATTGTACTCAACCGCCCTTGTTTCAGTACTTTTACCAACCTGGTACACCAGCTGCCCATCACTGGTTTTGGTTACTGTAATGCCCGATTGGCTGGCCAGGTTCCCATTTGCAGCATCGTTTAAAACTATCTTATCGCCATTTGCCAGGGTAAGAATGGCATTATTGCCACCAGGTACTATTTTGGCAGTTGCAGCATCCGCCGCCAGCTCTTTATCTTTCTTCTGAAAAAGTACCGCCAGCGTTACGCACAACATTACCGATGCAGCTGCAATCCATGGCCATAGCACAATGCGTTTAACCTGTTTCTGATGTACAGGCAATCCCAGCCATATCCTGGACTTTTCTTCTGCTATCGCCTCAGGTGTAAAATCGGGTTTAGTCTCATCCTCATATTCCAGGTACCAGCTTTCCAGTAACGCAATCTCTTCTGCGGTACAGCTGCCTTCTCTGTATTTCTTTAACAATTCCTTCGCTTCTCTATTCTGCATTACAATATTTAAAAATTACCCGTTTAAATGATAGACGGCGAGAACGGTAGGTATGGGGTAGAAAAAAATAATAAAAATTTAAAATTAATTTTATACAACCAAAAACAACATCATTCCAAGCTTTAAACGCAATATTTTGAGGGCATTATTTACCTGTTTCCGAACGGTCTGCTCTGATAAATTCAGCTGAAGGGCAATTTCTTTGTGGCTCATTACATGTTTGCGGCTCAGCTCAAACACTTCCCTCATTTTGGGAGGAAGCTCCGAGATCCCTTTTTCAATCAGGGCGGTCAGCTGCCGCTCCCTGACCTGATGGTCAGTAATGCAATATCCTGTCTCTATAAAATTTTGTAGTGAACTTACATATTTAGTTTCTACCTGCTGGTGGGCAATCACATCCATGATCCGGTTGCGCACCGAAGTATACAGGTAAGCTGCAAGACTGGATTTGATCTCCAATGCTTCCTTTTTATTCCAAAGCGCTGCAAAAAGTTCATGGATTACATCCTGGGCCTCATCCTTATCGCGCAGGCGCTGGCAGGCATGAATGTAAAGCTCCTCAAAATAACGGTTGTAAATAACGGTATAAGCGCTGGCATCACCTTCTTTAAGAAGGGTTATGAGTTCTGAATCTGAAAACGAACCATAAGCCAGCATATTCCTAAAATTAATTTCTACTTAAAATACCTGTTTTACCCAACATCTGCAAAATTAGCTGTTATTCTGACAATTGAACAATTTAAAATACAAGCCTACAAATTTTAGAAGGTTTCAAAAATAGTATAAAATGCCAGCAAGTTGATAAAAACACATCCGGATAATCAGATTTGCCCGTACCTTTACCAAATGTCCGGAATTTACATCCACATCCCTTTCTGCAAAAAGGCATGTACCTATTGCGATTTCCATTTCAGCACCTCATTGAAATATGCGGATGAAATGACGGATGCCATCTGCACAGAAATTGTTAAAAAGAAAGACCGGGTAAACGGGCAGGTGGGCAGCATTTATTTTGGTGGCGGAACACCTTCTGTACTTTCCTCCAAAGCATTTGAAAAGATCTTCGGCACCCTGGAGCAGCACTTTTCTGTTTCCTCGGATGCGGAAATTACCATTGAGGCCAATCCCGACGACCTCAACGCAAAAAAAATAGCAGAACTCAGACAGCTTCCAGTAAACCGCTTCAGCATAGGTATCCAGTCTTTTTTTGAAGAAGACCTGATCTGGATGAACCGCGCCCATAATGCCTCGGAAGCCGAAAGCTGCATTAAACGGAGCCAGGATGCGGGCTTTGAAAACCTGAGCATCGATCTTATTTATGGCTATCCTTTGCTTACAGATAACAAATGGCTCAGCAACATTCAAAAAGCCATTGCATTTCAGGTACCGCACATTTCGGCCTACTCCCTAACCGTTGAGCCACGCACCGCATTGGCCAGTGCGATCAAAAGAGGTAAACAAACACCGGTAAACGATGAACAAAGCGCCACACAGTTCCTAACACTTACAGAAAAACTTCAGGAAGCAGGGTTTGAGCACTACGAAATCTCCAATTTCAGCAAACCAGGAAAATATGCGGTACACAACACCAATTACTGGCGGGGCATCCCTTACCTGGGCATTGGCCCTTCGGCCCATGGCTTTGACGGACAAGCACGTTACCTGAATATCGCCAATAACGCAGCGTATTTAAACGCACTGCAAAGTGGCAACCTGGCCGAAAGCATTGAAAAACTGGATATTTACGACCGCTTCAACGAGTACATCATGACCTCTCTGCGTACCATGTGGGGCAGCAGCTTGCAGAAAATAACAGCAGATTTCGGAAAGGAGTTCTTAGCAGATACACTGAAAAACAGCAGGCCTTTTGTAGAAAAAAAATGGCTGATGAACCACAACGAGCACCTAATCCTGACTAAAGAAGGAAAGTTGTTTGCAGATCATATTGCCTCAGAATTATTTTTAATACCCGACGATCATCATTAAACTACAATACCATGAACAATAAAGTCATCTGGATTACCGGCGCATCTTCAGGCATTGGCGAAGCCTTGGTCTATGCTTACAGCAATGCAGGCGCCAAACTGATCATTTCGGCCCGTAACCGCGACGAACTTTACAGGGTTAAAAGTGCTTGTAAAAGTCCGGTTAATATTCATGTCCTCCCGCTTGACCTGGAAAAAACAGAGCTGCTTGCTGATAAAGCCCAGGAAGCCATACGCATCTATGGCTATATCGACATGCTCATCAACAGTGGCGGCATCAGTCAGCGTAGCCTGGCCCTGGAAACCCAGCTGCAAACCGAGCAACGGCTGATGAATGTGAATTTTTGGGGTACGGTTGTACTGAGCAAGGCTGTATTACCAGCTATGATTGCCAACGGAAGCGGCAAGATCGTTTGCATCAGCAGCCTGGTAGGCAAATTTGGCACACGCTTGCGGTCCGCCTACTCGGCTTCCAAGCATGCATTACATGGTTATTTTGATTCCCTTCGTGCAGAGGTATTCGACAAAAACATCCAGATCAGCATCATATGTCCCGGTTTTATCAAGACAAACGTATCTGTAAATGCGCTGACCGGCAATGGCAGTCCGCAGGGAACGATGGACGCTGGTCAGGCCAGTGGAATGCCGGCATATGAATGCGCCAGACAAATCATACAGGCCATTCAGCAGCACAAAGAAGAGGTCTACATCGGTGGTAAAGAGGTAAAAGGAGTATGGTTTAAACGCCTCTTCCCCCTGCGTTTTTCCCGGTACATGAGAACCGCACAGGTCACACGCTGATTAATCGGCAACGCACCTGAAACCGGTATTCTCCAGGCCTGTATCTATGGATGATTTCATTTTTGAACTCACCCTGTAACCTTTGCAGTAAGAAGAGTGACACATAAATGATCCTCCCCTGATCACTTTCTTTGGAACTGTGGGCTCTTCAGGATCGTAGCTTTTTACCGGCCCCTTAGGATTATTTACAGTGCCTTTTAAAGTTTTATAATAGTCAGCCGTATACCAGTCGGCCGTCCACTCCCATACATTTCCGGCCATATCGTACAATCCGAAACCATTTGCGGCAAAGGATTTGACAGGTGCAACACTCGAAAAGCCATCTGTTTTTAAGTCGTTGTAAGGAAATTCTCCCTGCCAGGTATTGGCTTTGAGCTTACCCTTGTCCAATGCTTCATCTCCCCATGGATATTTCTTGCCTTTCAACCCGCCTCTGGCAGCATATTCCCACTCGGCCTCTGTTGGTAACCTTTTGCCCGCCCATTTTGCATATGCTGCAGCATCTACCCACGAAACCTGGGTTACCGGATAATTTTCTTTACCAATGATATTGCTTTTTGGCCCCTGAGGATGTTTCCAGCATGCTCCTGCAGTCCAGCTCCACCATTGCGAAACATCATTAATGTTTACACGTCCGGCGGGCTTCCTGAACGTTAAAGAGGCGGGCTGCAACAATTCTTCTGCAGGCTTTGGTGTTCCTGGGGGCAGTTGTTTTTTGAGTTCCTCCCAATCTGGTTTGCGCTCTGCCTGTGTGACATAGCCGGTGGCCTTTACAAAACGGGCAAACTGGGCATTGGTTACTTCGGTTTCATCTATCCAAAAGCCCTTTACCGACACCTGGTGTGCAGGATATTCATCTGCCCGTCCTTCCTGATCGGCCGCTCCCATGATAAAACTACCCGTAGGGATAAACTTCATTCCGGTATGAGATGCTTTGCCTTCTCCTGTACCAGAGCCCAGTGAATCTATTGGGGTAAGTGAACCAAACCTTTTGGGCAGCTTGGCATCACAACAACTGGAATCTGCTTTCCCTGTAGTATCAACCGCACTGTTCATGGTACTGTCAACGTTCCCACCGCCAGCTGTATTTCGCTGGTTACAGGCGGCAATTGCAGCCACCGCCAGCAAGGATAAAATAATTCTTTTCACCCGACTAAAATAAGGATAAATTAAATAGGGCAGAAAAAGCTAGCGCATTACACCGATTTTGTTACCTTCCCAATCCGGGAACAAGACCTTATCGTTATTGATATTCAAGTGTTTATCAGCCACCTCGCTAAATACACTTCTGAAATCGGTGGTCACCGCCAGGTCTCTTCCATCTTCCAGGTTTTCTACGGCAAGCGGGTTTACCAGTCCGTGTACCAATCCTCCGTTTACGCCATTGCCCAGAATAAAATTGCAGGACCCACGGCCATGGTCTGTTCCACCGGTACCATTCTGCTTTACCGTACGGCCAAATTCTGTCATGGTCATCACCGTCACGTCATCCTGATAAGTACCCATATCTGCCCAGAAGGCCATAATACTATTGCTCAGGTCGTTCACGTTCCTGGCAAAAATCCCTGTTTCTGCGCCCTGGTTAAAGTGGGTGTCCCAGCCACCTGATTCAGCAAAAGCGACTTCCATTCCTACATCCATTTTAATTAACTGGGCAATCTGTTTCAATGAATTGCCCAGCGCAGTATTCGGATATACCGCATTGTTTGATGGTCTATAGTTTTTTGTATCCACCTTCTGCAGCATTTTTATCGCATCAAAACTCTCTTTTCCGGTTTCCTTCAGCAAACCCGATGAAGTCGTATCGTATAGATCCTCGAAGCTTTTTGCAGCCATATTTGCTCCCTTCACATTTCCTCTCAGCTGAATGTTAAAATCCTGAAGGTTGCTGATGGCCACTGCCGGGTTTTCGCCATAGAACGACCTTGGCAACGAAGAGGTTAGACTCACTCCCTGAAAAGGTGTAGCGGCATCATGGCCTAACAAACCTACTGCCCTGTTTAACCAGCCGCTCTCGGTCCCTTTCCGGAAAGGTGTCCCCGATTCCATAAAATCCTGGGCATCAAAATGCGAACGGGTACTATTGGGCGATCCGATACCATGTACAATGGCCATTCTTTTTTCCCTGAACATCGGCTCAAAAGCAGCCATCGAAGGGTGCAGTCCGAAACGGCCGTCCAGATCAATTAAAGGTGTCCCCTTTCCGTTTCCCCTCGCCGCGTCCATAAACAGGGTAGGTCTTGCCGCTTTTAAATATTTATCTGTAAAAGGTGTTACTGCCATCAGGCCATCCATGGCACCGCGCTGAAAAATACACACCAGAATCTTTTTCCTTTTAAACAAACCCGGCGCTTTTGTTCCGGCTACAGCTTCTGCCAAAAAACCTGGGATACCACCCAATCCTATACCAAACAGGGCCAGTCCGCCAGCTTTAATAAATCCTCTTCTTGAAGTCATGATGATCGTATTTTAAGGTTTACTTACGTTGAAATTCAGGAGAGCCGATAATTACACCTACCACCTGGGCCAGCATCGTATTGTTGCCTGTTGCCATAGCCAGGGCGTCTGCATTTTTACCATACGCTTTTTTACCCGGCTTTCCTTTAAGGTTTTTGCCGGCAGCCATCATTCCCTCCTCCTCATTTGTCATGGTATCCATGGTTGCAGGAGGTGTTGCTTTGGCGGCTGCGCTTTCTACCTTGTTCGCCAGGTTAGGGTCATTTAACATTGGTTTCAACCGTTTAACCGTTTCTTCCAGGTTCCGCTCAGGCATAATGAGTTTACTATAGGTAACCAGGGCCGCATCGCTGCTTTCCGGTTCATGGTTGTCGTTCAAAGAAGCCAGGTTGATCTTAATTCCCGGGATACGTTGCGTAGCCAGTGCCAGCCCGAAATTCATCCGGTTCAACAAAGAACCCGTATTGATCCAGTACTGTCCGCGGTCAGGAAAACCGGTTGGGGCCTGGTAATAGTACATCCTTTGACCCATTTTATTGATCCAGGCATAAAGCTGATAAGGCTGTGTAATCTCTGCATTGAGGCTACGGACCGCACTGATTGCCAGTTCAAACGGTGATTTGGTTTTCTCTCTCAGCGCCTCCTTGTTCCAGAACTCGGGGGCACAGACCATGGCAATCATTACCTGTTTAATATCGCCATCTGTCCGGGTAAATGCTCCGGCCATTTTATCGACCAGCTGCTGGGAAGGGTTATCGTTCACAAACCTTGTAGCCAGTTTTTTGGAAATGAATTTGGCGGTAGAAGGATGGTGGGCCAGCATCGTAAGGAGTTCAACGCCTTCCTCATACCCTCTGTTTGCAGGGAAGCGTTTACCCAACACCACCTTCTCCCCATTGTCATGGCGCGTAGGGACGAAAAGGAAGTCACCATCATGTACGTAGCCACGTTTTTCAAGGGTACTTTCGCCAACCCGTTCCATCAGGTTTTTGGCGGCCGATCCGTAGCCATTCTCGCCCATGGGCGCTATTGTCCAGCCGGTCAGTATCCTTGCGGCCTGGGTTACATCATTTTGGGTATAACCACCATCTACGCCTAAAGTATGGAGTTCCATTACTTCACGTGCGTAATTTTCATTTAAACCGCCCTGTTTTTTCTTATTGGCCTGTAATTTTTTCAGCGCTGGCGAGTTTGCCATTAATTTTGCCCGGGCCGCCTGGCGTTTTTTGGCCATAGGCCCTTCGCCCATCTGCATTTCCAAAGTGTTATTTGCTGCAGCAGGCTGCCCGCTACTTGAAAAATTATCCAGGTACATCAGCATGGCTGGTGATTTTGCCGTAGCCATCAGCAAAGTCTGGAATTTGCCAGTAACGTTCGGGCGGATCACATCACGTTCATATGCCGGAACAAATGAGGCACATTGGTTCTTTGTTAAAGAAACATTAAAATGGTTGAACCAGAAGTCTGTCAGCAATTCATGCAGCTGGTTATTGGTATAAGCAGCCCTTAATATTTTCTGGTTAAAAAACTGGCGGTAAAGTTCCTGTTGCGGTTTATAGCCTTTGGAATCCATATAGGCCTTCACCTGCTGCCGGTATTCCTTCCCATCAGCTTTGTTTACAGAGTCTTTGTCAATAAAACCTTCCTTAACAGCCATCCTTACAGCCTGTCCTGGGCGGGGATATTTATTTTCAACCTCGGTATTGCTCAGGTTGATGTCCTCGTATTGTTTCAGTTTCCCATCAAGCAGCTGATCGGCCTGTTGCCCATCCAGTTGCTCTTTAAACCATTTTTCCAGGCCGGTCTTTACCACTTCATCAATATCCTCTGCTTTGGCCCCATAGGTAAACCTGCTGAGCAGGTGCGCTGCGGCCTGTCGCTCGGTAAGTCCCGCCTGCTTATACGGGAATGCAAACTTCACAGCTGCCGGCTTCTCTTTTTGAAAAGAGGAGCACAGCACTGCGATAAATAATACTAAACCAAAAGAATAGAGAACTTTAGCCGGTGCTTTCATACCATGTTTATCTTGATTACAATGCTATGACACCGGAAGTTTGCGAAGGTTTAAAGATCAGGCATCCGGAATTTCTGGTTCTACCAGTTTAATGAGTTTTTCCAGGGATTCCTGCCAGCCCAGGTAACACATTTCGGCAGGGATCACGGCTGGGATATTCTCCTGCAATACCCTCAGTTCAGTACCTACAGATGTTTTTTGAAGCCATACAGAAGTAGTCATTACTCCTGGCAGGTTAGGATCGTCAAATTTGTCTGTGTATTTAATAAACTCGTTTGGCTTCAGCTCTAAGTACTCTCCGCCAAAGGAATGGCCGTTACCGGTTGTAAAATTGTGAAAGGACATTTTAAAAGTACCACCTACACGAACATCCATATTGTGTACGGTACAAAGAAAACCATATGGCGGCAGCCAGGAGGCAATGGCCAGGGTTTCGGTAAAGGCCCGATAAACCTTTTCAGGTGAGGCCTTAATTACTCTGTGCAATGAAACTTTGTTTTCTGACATGGTCTTTTTCTTTTTGTTGTTTAACAAAGATGCCAGTAAAAACAGACATTTAACAGGGTAATATACGACAATTTAAAGTGCATTTGCGACAAAACACAGTGATAACGAGGTAAGAAAATCACAAAGCTAAACCCTGACTTTTTTACGGCATTTGTCAGAATTATTCCATTTTTCTTGCAAAGGTTACCTTTCGATTTCCCGATTATATAGTTTTGTTTCATCTTCATCTTAACTCTAAATTCATATGAAGTTTAACCTGACTCCAATCGATATCGTTGATGACATCAGCAAAGCGGATTTTGAAAAAAACTACCTGAATGCCCGCAAGCCATTGATCATAAAAAACATGTCCAAAACCTGGCCTGCATATGAGAAATGGAACCTGGATTACATGAAAAACATAGTGGGCGACAAGACTGTACCCCTGTACGACAGTTCAAAGGCTGACCCCTCCAAGCCTATTAATGCATCCGCAGCTGAAATGAAATTTGAGGATTACATTGAACTCATCAGAAATACCCCCACCGACCTTAGGATATTTTTATTTGACCCGATTAAACACGCCCCTAAATTGCTAGACGATTACCGGGCTCCTAAAGAATTAATGGGCGGTTTTTTGGACAGCTATCCAAATATGTTTTTTGGGGGAAAAGGTTCTGTAACCTTCCTGCATTACGACATAGACCTTGCACATATCTTCCATACCCATTTTAACGGGCGTAAACACGTGATCCTGTTCGAAAACAAATGGAAAGAACGCTTATACCAGATCCCCTACGCCACCTATGCCCTGGAAGATTACGATGTAGAACGGCCTGATTTTGAGAAATTTCCGGCATTAAAGGGCGTTCAGGGTGTGGAGGCCTTTCTGGAACATGGCGATACCTTGTTTATGCCTACGGGTTACTGGCATTGGATGAAATACCTGGACGGTTCTTTTTCTATAAGCCTGAGGGCCTGGGATAAATCCTGGGTTGTAAAAGCCAAAAGCCTATACAACCTTACCCTTCAGCGTAAGTTTGATGATTTTATGAAAGCCAATTTCAGGGAAAAATACATGAACTGGAAAGAAGAACTGGCCATAAAAAGAGCTAATAAAGCCTTGGCAAAACAATGGCCCGCATAAACGGCGGGTTTGATGCACATCATCTATGAAATTGTAAATTTTAATTTACATTTGTTGTAAATAAGGTCGGCAGCAAGCATTGAGCCGCTTCCATGTACCTTATCATAGAATGATATGAGCTTTATTTTAAAGCCGGTAGATACCGTTGAGAGCATTAGCCCTGCTGATTTTAAAAAAAATTACCTGGATGCACGCCGTCCGCTGATCATTAAAGGCCTGACCAAAACATGGCCTGCCCGCGAAAAATGGGATACTGAATATCTGAAAAAGATAGGCGGAGACATTACCGTAAGCCTGATGGACAATTCCAAGGCCGACCCCTCCAAGCCCATCAATGCCTCGGTTGCAGAAATGAAATTCGGAGATTACCTCGATCTGATCAAAAGGGAACCTACAGAACTTCGTATATTTTTCTTTAACCTATTCAAACATCATCCCGACCTGATCAATGACATCGTCATCCCGAAAGACCTGATGGGCGGCTTTATAGAGAGCATGCCGGCCATGTTTTTTGGCGGCTCCAATTCTGTTACCTTCCTGCATTACGATATAGATCTGCCCCATCTTTTCCATACCCATTTTGGCGGCAGAAAACACATCATCCTGTTCGACAACAAATGGAAAAAAAGGCTTTACTGTATTCCAAATGCAACTTATGCGTTGGAAGACTATGATGTAGCCAATCCCGACTTCGAAAAATTCCCGGCACTGAAAGGTGTGGAGGGATATGAAGTATTTCTGGAACATGGCGATACCCTGTTTATGCCAACAGGTATGTGGCACTGGATGAAATACCTCGACGGTTCCTTCTCTTTGAGCCTGAGGGCCTGGGATGCCTCCATTACCCGCAAAGCACAAAGTGTGTTTAACCTGGCTGTAAAAGGAGGACTGGACAGTGTGCTTAAAATGGCTTTCAAAGCCCCATATGCTAAATGGAGAGAA from Pedobacter africanus includes:
- a CDS encoding SusC/RagA family TonB-linked outer membrane protein, coding for MNFYMTFKHCLKGSVYANISLKLKLTFIILTTVILQVSAASYAQITLKEKGAPLERIIQSIRKQTGYDFFYNANMLSKADPVTINVKNASVKEVLDLCFAGQSLSYRIEQNTIIVQNARPLLTRAIVFLGKVVDKNNKPIGGASIRIKGSDTRAVATGQDGTFRIVLQSEKDVLQISYIGFKTQEVKYLPGFPAGSYRIIVMEDDEKLMNEFVVTGTGITRNKNSFTGATATFSGDQLKSIGNNNLIQSLRTLDPSFIQMENNLAGANPNVLPNIEVRGKTSVPIATLRDQFGADPNQPLFILDGFETTLQNIVDLDINRIGSVTILKDAASTALYGARASNGVIVVETIKPKPGKLQFSYSNDFRVEMPLLSVYNMMNAKEKLEFEVLSGRYITTSGSVSSQIELDQLYNDHKKLVEQGVDTYWLNEPVRTGFSENNSIFAQGGDDSFRYGVGVNYKTQTGAMKGSGRDTWSGNINLTYRKKKININNNLFVRGYKANETPYGSFSNFVNANPYFKKDVTSPYLEQTRTARGTVLRVSNPLYNALLPNINSDNNLEVQNNLQLNYDITSDIRLSGGLQLIKGATESTLFLAPEHSSFEEIPLLRKGKYTRNERDNFSYQANALLTYGKVFAEKHSITANARAEINNREFRALQMIAEGFPEGATGNPRFAYSYQANGAPTASSSVSRSVNATLSANYAYDQRFLLDASYRLDGSTAFGSNRQFSPYWSAGLGWNLHNEALLKNRNWLNRLRVYGNIGVTGNQNYASISSTSTYDYNSNTNYNQFGQGVTLSTYGNPDLAPQKTTQISGGIDFSFFKDRLTGYINVYNKRTNPLVVAVDLASSTGLVAFPFNVGTMNTLGGEIKIGYSPIYKLEDRIVWNLNITGSSYKSKYSGLGSALAGLNTQNQQNQTITTKLLQFNDGYSPDDIWAAKSLGIDPGTGREMFLRPDGQYTYDYNAAILSAVGNTNPVIEGVASTYFSYKGFNAGVNIRYQFGGDIFNTALYNKVENITYASVANNQDRRALYDRWRNPGDVAYFKAISQTSVTPQSSRFVQRNNNITGESISLGYTFDRQAWLKRAGLSTVTLTAIANDIFQVSSVLRERGVDYPFAKTISMSLRASF
- a CDS encoding FecR family protein, coding for MQNREAKELLKKYREGSCTAEEIALLESWYLEYEDETKPDFTPEAIAEEKSRIWLGLPVHQKQVKRIVLWPWIAAASVMLCVTLAVLFQKKDKELAADAATAKIVPGGNNAILTLANGDKIVLNDAANGNLASQSGITVTKTSDGQLVYQVGKSTETRAVEYNTVTTPKGGQYQVNLPDGTKVWLNAMSSLTFPVAFSGHEREVKLTGEAYFEVTHNKEKPFKVISNEQSVEVLGTHFNVSAYKEDGYVATTLLEGKVKVQIKEGEVSTVLRPGEQSMLKNQKLNTRFVNAENDIAWVNNDFAFDNEELGSIMRKIARWYDVEVICPPEMEKLEFTGFMSRQKNIEEVLKRMVIPDIIQFKIEGRRVTVMP
- a CDS encoding RNA polymerase sigma factor encodes the protein MLAYGSFSDSELITLLKEGDASAYTVIYNRYFEELYIHACQRLRDKDEAQDVIHELFAALWNKKEALEIKSSLAAYLYTSVRNRIMDVIAHQQVETKYVSSLQNFIETGYCITDHQVRERQLTALIEKGISELPPKMREVFELSRKHVMSHKEIALQLNLSEQTVRKQVNNALKILRLKLGMMLFLVV
- the hemW gene encoding radical SAM family heme chaperone HemW, whose amino-acid sequence is MSGIYIHIPFCKKACTYCDFHFSTSLKYADEMTDAICTEIVKKKDRVNGQVGSIYFGGGTPSVLSSKAFEKIFGTLEQHFSVSSDAEITIEANPDDLNAKKIAELRQLPVNRFSIGIQSFFEEDLIWMNRAHNASEAESCIKRSQDAGFENLSIDLIYGYPLLTDNKWLSNIQKAIAFQVPHISAYSLTVEPRTALASAIKRGKQTPVNDEQSATQFLTLTEKLQEAGFEHYEISNFSKPGKYAVHNTNYWRGIPYLGIGPSAHGFDGQARYLNIANNAAYLNALQSGNLAESIEKLDIYDRFNEYIMTSLRTMWGSSLQKITADFGKEFLADTLKNSRPFVEKKWLMNHNEHLILTKEGKLFADHIASELFLIPDDHH
- a CDS encoding SDR family oxidoreductase, with amino-acid sequence MNNKVIWITGASSGIGEALVYAYSNAGAKLIISARNRDELYRVKSACKSPVNIHVLPLDLEKTELLADKAQEAIRIYGYIDMLINSGGISQRSLALETQLQTEQRLMNVNFWGTVVLSKAVLPAMIANGSGKIVCISSLVGKFGTRLRSAYSASKHALHGYFDSLRAEVFDKNIQISIICPGFIKTNVSVNALTGNGSPQGTMDAGQASGMPAYECARQIIQAIQQHKEEVYIGGKEVKGVWFKRLFPLRFSRYMRTAQVTR
- a CDS encoding formylglycine-generating enzyme family protein; translated protein: MKRIILSLLAVAAIAACNQRNTAGGGNVDSTMNSAVDTTGKADSSCCDAKLPKRFGSLTPIDSLGSGTGEGKASHTGMKFIPTGSFIMGAADQEGRADEYPAHQVSVKGFWIDETEVTNAQFARFVKATGYVTQAERKPDWEELKKQLPPGTPKPAEELLQPASLTFRKPAGRVNINDVSQWWSWTAGACWKHPQGPKSNIIGKENYPVTQVSWVDAAAYAKWAGKRLPTEAEWEYAARGGLKGKKYPWGDEALDKGKLKANTWQGEFPYNDLKTDGFSSVAPVKSFAANGFGLYDMAGNVWEWTADWYTADYYKTLKGTVNNPKGPVKSYDPEEPTVPKKVIRGGSFMCHSSYCKGYRVSSKMKSSIDTGLENTGFRCVAD